A window from Centropristis striata isolate RG_2023a ecotype Rhode Island chromosome 4, C.striata_1.0, whole genome shotgun sequence encodes these proteins:
- the LOC131969510 gene encoding LOW QUALITY PROTEIN: lebercilin-like protein (The sequence of the model RefSeq protein was modified relative to this genomic sequence to represent the inferred CDS: deleted 1 base in 1 codon), translating into MFVRQLSPMQQAIDHNKDGDGDAVSRSTDTSWWSSPSRQRCSSNNSAHSSDSGDLLPDKIPQVKTPDKWQGSNTCGRKKGKNAQRPHKPTTNYAANREVLKLPPIKPLQVSKPQIQSANLTCIRELKSQVWDLQQQLSEARTENKLLKRLQHRHMVALQHFQDSEGSLSQIITKHSNEARVLQQLLRETRACRDNLARQLQTTEKKLLSTKSTLQHLQLLSQDHSLLEREELTFRLARASAELKDKDKRILDLEKNLELSQASFNRQIVTEQRKINEARKISCYLQEQIYQLNKGIEDRERELEMHNIYSHRFLKGSSKKGSESKTVQTDGLVLLHTGAESLLDSEYTETEEKLEKQEHSVNWCCYNPVQESLVIENPETEASANVTLKENHQEDTETWAETSEQSSSEESPENQTERDCDEEKEMAQVKKKSGKQRLKEEWKTEDQESETFRDITRNLQVLEECKIDQHEAEVSDVSEVSPNTEQSSSEESPENQTRRDCDEEKEVAQMLKEEWKTEDQESETSYISENLQVLEECKIDQHESDFSDVSEASLNITEPKRKGYKLPKIRHNYTFKQSIENLHSGRPAYSSVGLSPCQSTKSPIKVENLSHGIHDLFLPAVKSRRGGAGCPQGD; encoded by the exons ATGTTTGTGAGGCAGCTGAGCCCGATGCAGCAGGCTATTGATCACAACAaggatggtgatggtgatgctGTGAGCCGCAGCACTGACACCTCTTGGTGGTCCTCACCGTCCAGGCAGCGTTGTAGCTCTAATAACTCTGCCCACTCATCTGACTCTGGAGACTTACTTCCAGACAAAATCCCACAAGTCAAGACACCAGACAAGTGGCAGGGATCAAACACatgtggaagaaaaaaag gtaaaaatgcacaaaggcCCCACAAGCCGACAACAAACTACGCTGCAAACCGGGAAGTCCTAAAGTTGCCTCCAATCAAGCCCCTGCAGGTTTCAAAGCCACAGATCCAGTCTGCCAACTTGACCTGCATCAGGGAGCTGAAGAGTCAGGTGTGggatctgcagcagcagctgagcgAGGCCAGGACCGAGAACAAGCTGCTGAAGAGGCTCCAGCATCGCCACATGGTGGCACTGCAGCACTTCCAAGACTCCGAGGGCAGCCTCTCACAg ATCATCACCAAGCACAGCAACGAGGCCCGGGTCCTGCAGCAGTTACTCCGTGAGACCCGTGCCTGCCGTGACAACCTAGCAAGACAGCtacaaaccacagaaaaaaagttgctcagCACAAAGTCCACTCTCCAGCACCTCCAGCTGCTCAGCCAGGATCACAGCCTGCTGGAGAGAGAGGAACTCACTTTCAGGCTGGCAAGGGCCTCTGCAGAGCTTAAAGACAAGGACAAGAGGATACTG GACTTGGAGAAGAATCTTGAGTTGAGCCAAGCCTCATTCAACCGCCAAATAGTCACTGAACAAAGAAAGATCAACGAGGCGAGAAAGATATCCTGCTATCTGCAAGAGCAAATATATCAGCTAAACAAGGGAATTGAA GATAGAGAAAGAGAACTGGAAATGCACAATATATACTCCCACAGATTCCTTAAAGGATCCTCTAAAAAAG GCAGCGAAAGCAAGACTGTTCAAACAGATGGATTAGTCCTTCTCCACACTGGGGCTGAAAGTCTTTTGGATTCAGAATATACAGAAACTGAAGAGAAGCTGGAAAAGCAAGAGCACTCTGTGAACTGG TGCTGTTACAATCCAGTGCAGGAGTCTTTGGTAATAGAAAATCCGGAGACAGAGGCTTCTgcaaatgtcacattaaaagAGAATCACCAAGAGGATACTGAGACATGGGCAG AAACCAGTGAGCAGAGTAGTTCAGAGGAGAGCCCAGAAAATCAGACTGAGAGAGACTGCGATGAAGAAAAAGAGATGGCACAGGTTAAAAAGAAGAGTGGAAAACAGAGGTTAAAAGAAGAGTGGAAAACAGAGGATCAGGAGAGCGAGACGTTCAGAGACATTACACGTAACCTACAGGTGTTAGAAGAGTGTAAAATAGACCAACATGAGGCTGAGGTTTCTGATGTTTCAGAAGTGTCTCCGAATACTGAGCAGAGTAGTTCAGAGGAGAGCCCAGAAAATCAAACTAGGAGAGACTGTGATGAAGAAAAAGAGGTGGCACAGATGTTAAAAGAAGAGTGGAAAACAGAGGATCAGGAGAGCGAGACGTcctacatttcagaaaacttacAGGTGTTAGAAGAGTGTAAAATAGACCAACATGAGTCTGATTTTTCTGACGTTTCAGAAGCGTCTCTGAATATAACTGAACCCAAGAGAAAAGGATACAAGCTCCCTAAAATCAGACACAACTACACCTTCAAACAATCTATTGAGAACCTCCATAGTGGAAGACCTGCCTACAGCAGTGTGGGCTTAAGTCCCTGTCAAAGCACCAAGAGCCCAATCAAGGTGGAGAACCTCAGCCATGGGATTCATGATCTT TTTCTACCAGCTGTGAAATCCAGGAGAGGTGGAGCAGGCTGTCCTCAGGGCGACTAA